One Qiania dongpingensis genomic window carries:
- the tilS gene encoding tRNA lysidine(34) synthetase TilS produces the protein MLQEVLDVIKTEDLMRAGELVVAGVSGGADSICLLSVLSELKEQLGIRLSAVHVHHGIRGEEAERDADYVRLFCREREIPCRVFYRDVPAAAREKGLSLEEAGRLIRYECFAEALKEWNGDRMAVAHNRNDNAETILFHLFRGSGLKGLAGVAVKGPMPGGRVGGREVLVRPLLFVSRREIERYLETKQIAYCQDSTNMSEDYSRNRIRRQILPQAELVNQEAVLHIVQAAGMIGELDKWMTKTAGEWIQNYCRYDFDMGWAGNGAFIRIPSVELKELEPVQAGYVLRQVMESLAGSLKDITKRHTDSILELLEKQSGRYVHLPGGFTAEKRYDELWIGRRSRQEMAGENAGGPEGSSGRGFLLMPAEKEQSRELFGVRVHYRKFPREGDEKIPENRYTKWFDYDKIKDSLCLRGRCPGDYFQAFPDGRRQTVKAYMINEKIPSGKRGRIPILADGSHVLWIIGGRISEAYKVTEETKQILVVTVRKIRKEMD, from the coding sequence ATGCTTCAGGAAGTATTGGACGTCATAAAAACGGAAGATTTGATGCGGGCAGGTGAGCTGGTCGTGGCCGGTGTTTCCGGCGGGGCAGACTCCATCTGCCTTCTTTCTGTGCTTTCGGAGCTTAAAGAACAACTGGGCATCCGGCTGTCAGCCGTCCACGTACATCATGGGATTCGTGGAGAAGAGGCGGAAAGAGATGCGGATTATGTCCGCCTTTTCTGCAGAGAAAGAGAGATTCCGTGCAGGGTCTTTTACCGGGATGTGCCGGCAGCTGCCAGAGAGAAAGGGCTTTCGCTGGAAGAGGCCGGCAGGCTGATCCGATATGAATGTTTTGCGGAGGCGCTTAAGGAATGGAACGGGGACCGGATGGCTGTGGCCCATAACAGGAACGACAATGCAGAGACTATCCTGTTCCATCTGTTCCGCGGGAGCGGTCTCAAAGGCCTGGCCGGAGTGGCTGTCAAAGGGCCGATGCCAGGAGGCCGTGTGGGAGGCCGGGAGGTGCTGGTGCGCCCGCTTCTTTTTGTTTCACGTAGGGAAATAGAGAGATATCTGGAAACGAAACAGATTGCGTACTGCCAGGACAGCACCAACATGTCGGAGGATTACAGCAGGAACCGAATTCGGCGCCAGATTCTCCCTCAGGCGGAATTGGTAAATCAGGAAGCCGTACTCCATATTGTCCAGGCGGCCGGCATGATAGGGGAGCTGGATAAATGGATGACAAAAACAGCCGGAGAATGGATTCAAAATTACTGCCGGTATGATTTTGATATGGGATGGGCAGGAAATGGAGCATTTATTCGGATACCCTCCGTGGAGCTTAAAGAGCTGGAGCCTGTCCAGGCCGGTTATGTGCTGAGACAGGTCATGGAGAGCCTGGCAGGAAGCCTTAAAGATATCACGAAGCGGCATACGGACAGCATACTGGAGCTGCTGGAGAAACAGTCCGGACGGTATGTGCATCTGCCGGGAGGCTTTACGGCGGAGAAAAGGTACGATGAATTATGGATAGGACGCCGGAGCAGACAGGAAATGGCGGGAGAGAATGCGGGCGGGCCGGAGGGGAGTTCCGGACGGGGATTTCTTTTAATGCCGGCTGAAAAAGAGCAGTCCCGTGAATTGTTTGGAGTCCGCGTACATTATCGGAAATTTCCCCGGGAGGGGGACGAAAAAATTCCGGAAAACAGGTATACGAAATGGTTTGATTATGATAAAATAAAAGACAGTCTTTGTCTGAGAGGCAGATGTCCGGGAGACTATTTTCAGGCTTTTCCGGATGGCAGAAGACAGACAGTAAAGGCGTATATGATAAATGAAAAGATCCCTTCCGGCA